One part of the Parambassis ranga chromosome 8, fParRan2.1, whole genome shotgun sequence genome encodes these proteins:
- the med25 gene encoding mediator of RNA polymerase II transcription subunit 25 isoform X4 yields MVAGSALMEPSVKPGNNQVADVVFVIEGTANLGPYFESLRKNYILPAIEYFNGGPPAETDFGGDYGGTQYGLVVFNTVDCAPESYVQCHAPTSSAFEFVSWIDSIQFMGGGAESCSLIAEGLSVALQLFDDFKKMREQIGQTHKVCVLLCNSPPYLLPAVESVSYTGCTADGLVKIIRDRGIHFSVVAPRKLPALRALFERASPVGGAVEPHPDYSQDPFHMVLVRGISLPVSSGGGPGPLKPVLPPQPLPPQPVVGPSQPPPAINPVHSYQGPASMAAAQVAAQMAVEAANSQKSRFSGMVGPGPPFTSQPTIPSVPGMKLSQPSISTVTSAPPPMMPQPVPPNQQQPIPPPGQQAPPQQPQAPPQQSTGNQSTAPPAMPPMVPGGSGPQVNATQQGVANKIVAWTGVLEWQEKPKASSMDSNTKLTRSLPCQVHVNQGENLNTDQWPQKLIMQLIPQQLLTTLGHLFRNSRMVQFLFTNKDMESLKGLYRIMANGFAGCVHFPHTTSPCEVRVLMLLYSSKKRIFMGLIPNDQSGFVNGIRQVITNHKQVQQHRAQLGGAGGPMQPGQVPPNQNFLNRPPGPIPVSHGNVQPQMTMRAAGPASQQPPVSGAPPNQVAQSGQAPPQGPILRLSNPGANPQLRSLLLSQQQPQGGVSHMTGMMPHQGLGQQLVHPAPGGGAQMQGQWRQPLAGAGQMLMSAGGQRGAVPQPGGMPQVSSVMEDEILMDLI; encoded by the exons ATGGTGGCAGGTTCGGCACTCATGGAGCCCTCAGTAAAGCCTGGAAATAACCAGGTGGCTGATGTGGTTTTTGTCATCGAAGGGACGGCGAATCTTGGACCATATTTTGAATCTCTGAGAAAAAATTACATTCTTCCAGCAATTGA ATATTTTAATGGAGGCCCTCCAGCAGAGACAGATTTTGGTGGTGAT TATGGAGGGACACAGTATGGTCTAGTGGTGTTCAACACAGTGGACTGTGCTCCCGAGTCATATGTCCAGTGTCATGCACCAACGAGCTCTGCTTTTGAGTTTGTTTCATGGATTGACAGCATCCA ATTCATGGGAGGtggagcagagagctgcagtctgATTGCAGAGGGACTTTCTGTGGCCTTGCAGCTTTTTGATGACTTTAAAAAGATGAGGGAACAAAT AGGTCAAACCCACAAAGTATGTGTGCTGCTCTGTAATTCTCCTCCATACCTGCTCCCAGCTGTAGAGAGTGTTAGTTACACTGGCTGCACAGCAGATGGCCTGGTCAAAATCATCAGAGAT AGAGGAATTCACTTCTCAGTTGTGGCTCCTCGGAAACTACCTGCTCTGAGAGCTTTGTTTGAGCGGGCATCTCCAGTTGGAGGGGCTGTTGAACCTCATCCCGACTACAGTCAGGATCCTTTCCACATGGTCTTAGTCAGAGGCATCTCGCTTCCTG TTTCCTCAGGTGGAGGACCTGGGCCGCTCAAACCTGTCCTCCCTCCTCAGCCACTCCCTCCTCAGCCTGTTGTAGGACCTTCACAGCCCCCTCCAGCCATTAACCCAGTCCACTCCTATCAG GGTCCAGCCTCTATGGCTGCTGCTCAGGTGGCTGCACAGATGGCTGTGGAAGCAGCCAACAGCCAGAAGAGTCGCT TCTCTGGAATGGTCGGCCCGGGTCCCCCTTTCACCAGTCAGCCAACTATCCCATCAGTCCCTGGGATGAAGCTCAGTCAGCCCAGCATATCAACAGTCACCTCTGCACCTCCACCTATGATGCCACAGCCAGTTCCTCCCAATCAGCAGCAGCCTATCCCACCACCAGGACAACAGGCACCCCCTCAGCAGCCACAGGCACCGCCTCAACAGTCAACAGGGAATCAGTCCACAGCGCCTCCAGCAATGCCTCCTATGGTG CCTGGTGGGTCCGGACCTCAAGTCAATGCAACACAACAAGGTGTAGCCAATAAGATCGTGGCTTGGACTGGCGTTCTGGAGTGGCAAGAG AAGCCCAAAGCCTCATCTATGGATTCAAATACCAAACTCACACGTTCACTGCCGTGCCAAGTACATGTCAACCAAGGAGAAAATCT GAACACAGACCAGTGGCCACAGAAGCTCATCATGCAGCTGATTCCACAGCAGTTATTG ACGACCCTAGGCCACCTCTTCAGAAACTCTCGAATGGTTCAGTTTCTCTTCACAAACAAAGATATGGAGTCGCTGAAAGGCCTATACCGCATTATGGCCAATGGTTTT GCTGGCTGTGTCCACTTCCCTCACACCACTTCTCCCTGTGAAGTGCGGGTACTGATGCTCCTCTACTCATCCAAGAAGAGGATATTTATGGGCCTCATCCCCAATGACCAGAGTGGCTTTGTCAATGGCATCCGGCAAGTCATCACCAACCACAAGCAGGTCCAGCAGCACAGAGCG CAGTTGGGTGGTGCAGGAGGTCCCATGCAGCCTGGTCAAGTCCCTCCCAATCAAAACTTCCTCAACCGGCCCCCTGGTCCCATTCCTGTTTCCCACGGCAACGTCCAGCCGCAG ATGACCATGAGAGCAGCTGGACCGGCTAGTCAACAGCCACCAGTCAGTGGGGCTCCTCCCAATCAGGTTGCGCAGAGTGGACAAGCCCCACCCCAGGGTCCCATTCTTCGCCTCTCCAACCCAGGAGCCAATCCCCAGCTTCGCAGTCTTCTTCTCAGCCAACAGCAGCCA CAGGGTGGGGTGTCTCATATGACGGGCATGATGCCTCACCAAGGTTTAGGGCAGCAGTTGGTCCACCCAGCACCAGGAGGTGGGGCTCAAATGCAGGGCCAGTGGAGGCAGCCCTTAGCAG GTGCAGGTCAGATGCTGATGTCTGCTGGTGGTCAGAGAGGAGCCGTACCGCAGCCTGGTGGGATGCCCCAAGTGTCCAGCGTCATGGAGGATGAAATCCTCATGGACCTCATCTGA
- the med25 gene encoding mediator of RNA polymerase II transcription subunit 25 isoform X3, translating to MVAGSALMEPSVKPGNNQVADVVFVIEGTANLGPYFESLRKNYILPAIEYFNGGPPAETDFGGDYGGTQYGLVVFNTVDCAPESYVQCHAPTSSAFEFVSWIDSIQFMGGGAESCSLIAEGLSVALQLFDDFKKMREQIGQTHKVCVLLCNSPPYLLPAVESVSYTGCTADGLVKIIRDRGIHFSVVAPRKLPALRALFERASPVGGAVEPHPDYSQDPFHMVLVRGISLPVSSGGGPGPLKPVLPPQPLPPQPVVGPSQPPPAINPVHSYQGPASMAAAQVAAQMAVEAANSQKSRFSGMVGPGPPFTSQPTIPSVPGMKLSQPSISTVTSAPPPMMPQPVPPNQQQPIPPPGQQAPPQQPQAPPQQSTGNQSTAPPAMPPMVPGGSGPQVNATQQGVANKIVAWTGVLEWQEKPKASSMDSNTKLTRSLPCQVHVNQGENLNTDQWPQKLIMQLIPQQLLTTLGHLFRNSRMVQFLFTNKDMESLKGLYRIMANGFAGCVHFPHTTSPCEVRVLMLLYSSKKRIFMGLIPNDQSGFVNGIRQVITNHKQVQQHRAQQLGGAGGPMQPGQVPPNQNFLNRPPGPIPVSHGNVQPQMTMRAAGPASQQPPVSGAPPNQVAQSGQAPPQGPILRLSNPGANPQLRSLLLSQQQPQGGVSHMTGMMPHQGLGQQLVHPAPGGGAQMQGQWRQPLAGAGQMLMSAGGQRGAVPQPGGMPQVSSVMEDEILMDLI from the exons ATGGTGGCAGGTTCGGCACTCATGGAGCCCTCAGTAAAGCCTGGAAATAACCAGGTGGCTGATGTGGTTTTTGTCATCGAAGGGACGGCGAATCTTGGACCATATTTTGAATCTCTGAGAAAAAATTACATTCTTCCAGCAATTGA ATATTTTAATGGAGGCCCTCCAGCAGAGACAGATTTTGGTGGTGAT TATGGAGGGACACAGTATGGTCTAGTGGTGTTCAACACAGTGGACTGTGCTCCCGAGTCATATGTCCAGTGTCATGCACCAACGAGCTCTGCTTTTGAGTTTGTTTCATGGATTGACAGCATCCA ATTCATGGGAGGtggagcagagagctgcagtctgATTGCAGAGGGACTTTCTGTGGCCTTGCAGCTTTTTGATGACTTTAAAAAGATGAGGGAACAAAT AGGTCAAACCCACAAAGTATGTGTGCTGCTCTGTAATTCTCCTCCATACCTGCTCCCAGCTGTAGAGAGTGTTAGTTACACTGGCTGCACAGCAGATGGCCTGGTCAAAATCATCAGAGAT AGAGGAATTCACTTCTCAGTTGTGGCTCCTCGGAAACTACCTGCTCTGAGAGCTTTGTTTGAGCGGGCATCTCCAGTTGGAGGGGCTGTTGAACCTCATCCCGACTACAGTCAGGATCCTTTCCACATGGTCTTAGTCAGAGGCATCTCGCTTCCTG TTTCCTCAGGTGGAGGACCTGGGCCGCTCAAACCTGTCCTCCCTCCTCAGCCACTCCCTCCTCAGCCTGTTGTAGGACCTTCACAGCCCCCTCCAGCCATTAACCCAGTCCACTCCTATCAG GGTCCAGCCTCTATGGCTGCTGCTCAGGTGGCTGCACAGATGGCTGTGGAAGCAGCCAACAGCCAGAAGAGTCGCT TCTCTGGAATGGTCGGCCCGGGTCCCCCTTTCACCAGTCAGCCAACTATCCCATCAGTCCCTGGGATGAAGCTCAGTCAGCCCAGCATATCAACAGTCACCTCTGCACCTCCACCTATGATGCCACAGCCAGTTCCTCCCAATCAGCAGCAGCCTATCCCACCACCAGGACAACAGGCACCCCCTCAGCAGCCACAGGCACCGCCTCAACAGTCAACAGGGAATCAGTCCACAGCGCCTCCAGCAATGCCTCCTATGGTG CCTGGTGGGTCCGGACCTCAAGTCAATGCAACACAACAAGGTGTAGCCAATAAGATCGTGGCTTGGACTGGCGTTCTGGAGTGGCAAGAG AAGCCCAAAGCCTCATCTATGGATTCAAATACCAAACTCACACGTTCACTGCCGTGCCAAGTACATGTCAACCAAGGAGAAAATCT GAACACAGACCAGTGGCCACAGAAGCTCATCATGCAGCTGATTCCACAGCAGTTATTG ACGACCCTAGGCCACCTCTTCAGAAACTCTCGAATGGTTCAGTTTCTCTTCACAAACAAAGATATGGAGTCGCTGAAAGGCCTATACCGCATTATGGCCAATGGTTTT GCTGGCTGTGTCCACTTCCCTCACACCACTTCTCCCTGTGAAGTGCGGGTACTGATGCTCCTCTACTCATCCAAGAAGAGGATATTTATGGGCCTCATCCCCAATGACCAGAGTGGCTTTGTCAATGGCATCCGGCAAGTCATCACCAACCACAAGCAGGTCCAGCAGCACAGAGCG CAGCAGTTGGGTGGTGCAGGAGGTCCCATGCAGCCTGGTCAAGTCCCTCCCAATCAAAACTTCCTCAACCGGCCCCCTGGTCCCATTCCTGTTTCCCACGGCAACGTCCAGCCGCAG ATGACCATGAGAGCAGCTGGACCGGCTAGTCAACAGCCACCAGTCAGTGGGGCTCCTCCCAATCAGGTTGCGCAGAGTGGACAAGCCCCACCCCAGGGTCCCATTCTTCGCCTCTCCAACCCAGGAGCCAATCCCCAGCTTCGCAGTCTTCTTCTCAGCCAACAGCAGCCA CAGGGTGGGGTGTCTCATATGACGGGCATGATGCCTCACCAAGGTTTAGGGCAGCAGTTGGTCCACCCAGCACCAGGAGGTGGGGCTCAAATGCAGGGCCAGTGGAGGCAGCCCTTAGCAG GTGCAGGTCAGATGCTGATGTCTGCTGGTGGTCAGAGAGGAGCCGTACCGCAGCCTGGTGGGATGCCCCAAGTGTCCAGCGTCATGGAGGATGAAATCCTCATGGACCTCATCTGA
- the med25 gene encoding mediator of RNA polymerase II transcription subunit 25 isoform X1 yields MVAGSALMEPSVKPGNNQVADVVFVIEGTANLGPYFESLRKNYILPAIEYFNGGPPAETDFGGDYGGTQYGLVVFNTVDCAPESYVQCHAPTSSAFEFVSWIDSIQFMGGGAESCSLIAEGLSVALQLFDDFKKMREQIGQTHKVCVLLCNSPPYLLPAVESVSYTGCTADGLVKIIRDRGIHFSVVAPRKLPALRALFERASPVGGAVEPHPDYSQDPFHMVLVRGISLPVSSGGGPGPLKPVLPPQPLPPQPVVGPSQPPPAINPVHSYQGPASMAAAQVAAQMAVEAANSQKSRFSGMVGPGPPFTSQPTIPSVPGMKLSQPSISTVTSAPPPMMPQPVPPNQQQPIPPPGQQAPPQQPQAPPQQSTGNQSTAPPAMPPMVPGGSGPQVNATQQGVANKIVAWTGVLEWQEKPKASSMDSNTKLTRSLPCQVHVNQGENLNTDQWPQKLIMQLIPQQLLTTLGHLFRNSRMVQFLFTNKDMESLKGLYRIMANGFAGCVHFPHTTSPCEVRVLMLLYSSKKRIFMGLIPNDQSGFVNGIRQVITNHKQVQQHRAQQLGGAGGPMQPGQVPPNQNFLNRPPGPIPVSHGNVQPQSVVVGMPPVSQVSMMEEQQRQNNMMTMRAAGPASQQPPVSGAPPNQVAQSGQAPPQGPILRLSNPGANPQLRSLLLSQQQPQGGVSHMTGMMPHQGLGQQLVHPAPGGGAQMQGQWRQPLAGAGQMLMSAGGQRGAVPQPGGMPQVSSVMEDEILMDLI; encoded by the exons ATGGTGGCAGGTTCGGCACTCATGGAGCCCTCAGTAAAGCCTGGAAATAACCAGGTGGCTGATGTGGTTTTTGTCATCGAAGGGACGGCGAATCTTGGACCATATTTTGAATCTCTGAGAAAAAATTACATTCTTCCAGCAATTGA ATATTTTAATGGAGGCCCTCCAGCAGAGACAGATTTTGGTGGTGAT TATGGAGGGACACAGTATGGTCTAGTGGTGTTCAACACAGTGGACTGTGCTCCCGAGTCATATGTCCAGTGTCATGCACCAACGAGCTCTGCTTTTGAGTTTGTTTCATGGATTGACAGCATCCA ATTCATGGGAGGtggagcagagagctgcagtctgATTGCAGAGGGACTTTCTGTGGCCTTGCAGCTTTTTGATGACTTTAAAAAGATGAGGGAACAAAT AGGTCAAACCCACAAAGTATGTGTGCTGCTCTGTAATTCTCCTCCATACCTGCTCCCAGCTGTAGAGAGTGTTAGTTACACTGGCTGCACAGCAGATGGCCTGGTCAAAATCATCAGAGAT AGAGGAATTCACTTCTCAGTTGTGGCTCCTCGGAAACTACCTGCTCTGAGAGCTTTGTTTGAGCGGGCATCTCCAGTTGGAGGGGCTGTTGAACCTCATCCCGACTACAGTCAGGATCCTTTCCACATGGTCTTAGTCAGAGGCATCTCGCTTCCTG TTTCCTCAGGTGGAGGACCTGGGCCGCTCAAACCTGTCCTCCCTCCTCAGCCACTCCCTCCTCAGCCTGTTGTAGGACCTTCACAGCCCCCTCCAGCCATTAACCCAGTCCACTCCTATCAG GGTCCAGCCTCTATGGCTGCTGCTCAGGTGGCTGCACAGATGGCTGTGGAAGCAGCCAACAGCCAGAAGAGTCGCT TCTCTGGAATGGTCGGCCCGGGTCCCCCTTTCACCAGTCAGCCAACTATCCCATCAGTCCCTGGGATGAAGCTCAGTCAGCCCAGCATATCAACAGTCACCTCTGCACCTCCACCTATGATGCCACAGCCAGTTCCTCCCAATCAGCAGCAGCCTATCCCACCACCAGGACAACAGGCACCCCCTCAGCAGCCACAGGCACCGCCTCAACAGTCAACAGGGAATCAGTCCACAGCGCCTCCAGCAATGCCTCCTATGGTG CCTGGTGGGTCCGGACCTCAAGTCAATGCAACACAACAAGGTGTAGCCAATAAGATCGTGGCTTGGACTGGCGTTCTGGAGTGGCAAGAG AAGCCCAAAGCCTCATCTATGGATTCAAATACCAAACTCACACGTTCACTGCCGTGCCAAGTACATGTCAACCAAGGAGAAAATCT GAACACAGACCAGTGGCCACAGAAGCTCATCATGCAGCTGATTCCACAGCAGTTATTG ACGACCCTAGGCCACCTCTTCAGAAACTCTCGAATGGTTCAGTTTCTCTTCACAAACAAAGATATGGAGTCGCTGAAAGGCCTATACCGCATTATGGCCAATGGTTTT GCTGGCTGTGTCCACTTCCCTCACACCACTTCTCCCTGTGAAGTGCGGGTACTGATGCTCCTCTACTCATCCAAGAAGAGGATATTTATGGGCCTCATCCCCAATGACCAGAGTGGCTTTGTCAATGGCATCCGGCAAGTCATCACCAACCACAAGCAGGTCCAGCAGCACAGAGCG CAGCAGTTGGGTGGTGCAGGAGGTCCCATGCAGCCTGGTCAAGTCCCTCCCAATCAAAACTTCCTCAACCGGCCCCCTGGTCCCATTCCTGTTTCCCACGGCAACGTCCAGCCGCAG TCTGTGGTGGTGGGCATGCCTCCTGTTAGTCAGGTCTctatgatggaggagcagcagaggcagaacaACATG ATGACCATGAGAGCAGCTGGACCGGCTAGTCAACAGCCACCAGTCAGTGGGGCTCCTCCCAATCAGGTTGCGCAGAGTGGACAAGCCCCACCCCAGGGTCCCATTCTTCGCCTCTCCAACCCAGGAGCCAATCCCCAGCTTCGCAGTCTTCTTCTCAGCCAACAGCAGCCA CAGGGTGGGGTGTCTCATATGACGGGCATGATGCCTCACCAAGGTTTAGGGCAGCAGTTGGTCCACCCAGCACCAGGAGGTGGGGCTCAAATGCAGGGCCAGTGGAGGCAGCCCTTAGCAG GTGCAGGTCAGATGCTGATGTCTGCTGGTGGTCAGAGAGGAGCCGTACCGCAGCCTGGTGGGATGCCCCAAGTGTCCAGCGTCATGGAGGATGAAATCCTCATGGACCTCATCTGA
- the med25 gene encoding mediator of RNA polymerase II transcription subunit 25 isoform X2, whose product MVAGSALMEPSVKPGNNQVADVVFVIEGTANLGPYFESLRKNYILPAIEYFNGGPPAETDFGGDYGGTQYGLVVFNTVDCAPESYVQCHAPTSSAFEFVSWIDSIQFMGGGAESCSLIAEGLSVALQLFDDFKKMREQIGQTHKVCVLLCNSPPYLLPAVESVSYTGCTADGLVKIIRDRGIHFSVVAPRKLPALRALFERASPVGGAVEPHPDYSQDPFHMVLVRGISLPVSSGGGPGPLKPVLPPQPLPPQPVVGPSQPPPAINPVHSYQGPASMAAAQVAAQMAVEAANSQKSRFSGMVGPGPPFTSQPTIPSVPGMKLSQPSISTVTSAPPPMMPQPVPPNQQQPIPPPGQQAPPQQPQAPPQQSTGNQSTAPPAMPPMVPGGSGPQVNATQQGVANKIVAWTGVLEWQEKPKASSMDSNTKLTRSLPCQVHVNQGENLNTDQWPQKLIMQLIPQQLLTTLGHLFRNSRMVQFLFTNKDMESLKGLYRIMANGFAGCVHFPHTTSPCEVRVLMLLYSSKKRIFMGLIPNDQSGFVNGIRQVITNHKQVQQHRAQLGGAGGPMQPGQVPPNQNFLNRPPGPIPVSHGNVQPQSVVVGMPPVSQVSMMEEQQRQNNMMTMRAAGPASQQPPVSGAPPNQVAQSGQAPPQGPILRLSNPGANPQLRSLLLSQQQPQGGVSHMTGMMPHQGLGQQLVHPAPGGGAQMQGQWRQPLAGAGQMLMSAGGQRGAVPQPGGMPQVSSVMEDEILMDLI is encoded by the exons ATGGTGGCAGGTTCGGCACTCATGGAGCCCTCAGTAAAGCCTGGAAATAACCAGGTGGCTGATGTGGTTTTTGTCATCGAAGGGACGGCGAATCTTGGACCATATTTTGAATCTCTGAGAAAAAATTACATTCTTCCAGCAATTGA ATATTTTAATGGAGGCCCTCCAGCAGAGACAGATTTTGGTGGTGAT TATGGAGGGACACAGTATGGTCTAGTGGTGTTCAACACAGTGGACTGTGCTCCCGAGTCATATGTCCAGTGTCATGCACCAACGAGCTCTGCTTTTGAGTTTGTTTCATGGATTGACAGCATCCA ATTCATGGGAGGtggagcagagagctgcagtctgATTGCAGAGGGACTTTCTGTGGCCTTGCAGCTTTTTGATGACTTTAAAAAGATGAGGGAACAAAT AGGTCAAACCCACAAAGTATGTGTGCTGCTCTGTAATTCTCCTCCATACCTGCTCCCAGCTGTAGAGAGTGTTAGTTACACTGGCTGCACAGCAGATGGCCTGGTCAAAATCATCAGAGAT AGAGGAATTCACTTCTCAGTTGTGGCTCCTCGGAAACTACCTGCTCTGAGAGCTTTGTTTGAGCGGGCATCTCCAGTTGGAGGGGCTGTTGAACCTCATCCCGACTACAGTCAGGATCCTTTCCACATGGTCTTAGTCAGAGGCATCTCGCTTCCTG TTTCCTCAGGTGGAGGACCTGGGCCGCTCAAACCTGTCCTCCCTCCTCAGCCACTCCCTCCTCAGCCTGTTGTAGGACCTTCACAGCCCCCTCCAGCCATTAACCCAGTCCACTCCTATCAG GGTCCAGCCTCTATGGCTGCTGCTCAGGTGGCTGCACAGATGGCTGTGGAAGCAGCCAACAGCCAGAAGAGTCGCT TCTCTGGAATGGTCGGCCCGGGTCCCCCTTTCACCAGTCAGCCAACTATCCCATCAGTCCCTGGGATGAAGCTCAGTCAGCCCAGCATATCAACAGTCACCTCTGCACCTCCACCTATGATGCCACAGCCAGTTCCTCCCAATCAGCAGCAGCCTATCCCACCACCAGGACAACAGGCACCCCCTCAGCAGCCACAGGCACCGCCTCAACAGTCAACAGGGAATCAGTCCACAGCGCCTCCAGCAATGCCTCCTATGGTG CCTGGTGGGTCCGGACCTCAAGTCAATGCAACACAACAAGGTGTAGCCAATAAGATCGTGGCTTGGACTGGCGTTCTGGAGTGGCAAGAG AAGCCCAAAGCCTCATCTATGGATTCAAATACCAAACTCACACGTTCACTGCCGTGCCAAGTACATGTCAACCAAGGAGAAAATCT GAACACAGACCAGTGGCCACAGAAGCTCATCATGCAGCTGATTCCACAGCAGTTATTG ACGACCCTAGGCCACCTCTTCAGAAACTCTCGAATGGTTCAGTTTCTCTTCACAAACAAAGATATGGAGTCGCTGAAAGGCCTATACCGCATTATGGCCAATGGTTTT GCTGGCTGTGTCCACTTCCCTCACACCACTTCTCCCTGTGAAGTGCGGGTACTGATGCTCCTCTACTCATCCAAGAAGAGGATATTTATGGGCCTCATCCCCAATGACCAGAGTGGCTTTGTCAATGGCATCCGGCAAGTCATCACCAACCACAAGCAGGTCCAGCAGCACAGAGCG CAGTTGGGTGGTGCAGGAGGTCCCATGCAGCCTGGTCAAGTCCCTCCCAATCAAAACTTCCTCAACCGGCCCCCTGGTCCCATTCCTGTTTCCCACGGCAACGTCCAGCCGCAG TCTGTGGTGGTGGGCATGCCTCCTGTTAGTCAGGTCTctatgatggaggagcagcagaggcagaacaACATG ATGACCATGAGAGCAGCTGGACCGGCTAGTCAACAGCCACCAGTCAGTGGGGCTCCTCCCAATCAGGTTGCGCAGAGTGGACAAGCCCCACCCCAGGGTCCCATTCTTCGCCTCTCCAACCCAGGAGCCAATCCCCAGCTTCGCAGTCTTCTTCTCAGCCAACAGCAGCCA CAGGGTGGGGTGTCTCATATGACGGGCATGATGCCTCACCAAGGTTTAGGGCAGCAGTTGGTCCACCCAGCACCAGGAGGTGGGGCTCAAATGCAGGGCCAGTGGAGGCAGCCCTTAGCAG GTGCAGGTCAGATGCTGATGTCTGCTGGTGGTCAGAGAGGAGCCGTACCGCAGCCTGGTGGGATGCCCCAAGTGTCCAGCGTCATGGAGGATGAAATCCTCATGGACCTCATCTGA